In Sphaerisporangium krabiense, the DNA window GGACAAGCTCGCCATCGCCCGTCAGCTCGACGATCTCGGCGTCGGCTTCATCGAGGGAGGCTGGCCCGGGGCCAACCCCAAGGACACCGAATTCTTCCGGCGGGCTCGAACAGAGCTCGGCCTGAAGCACGCGCAGCTCGCCGCGTTCGGCGCGACCCGCCGGGCAGGAGTGAAGGCCGCCGACGACCCATTGGTGGCCGCGCTGCGCGAATCCGGCGCGCCGGTCGTGACCCTTGTCGCCAAGAGTCACGACCGGCACGTGGAGCTGGCCCTCCGCACGACTCTCCAGGAGAACCTCGCGATGATCCGCGACACGGTCTCTCACCTTCGTGCGGAGGGACAGCGAGTCTTCCTCGACGCCGAGCACTTCTTCGACGGATACAAGTCCAACCCAGCGTACGCGCTGGAGGTCCTGCGCACCGCCGCCGAGGCGGGCGCCTCGGTGGTCGCCCTGTGCGACACCAACGGCGGCATGCTGCCCGACGAGCTGGCCGAGGTCGTCCACGAGGCGGTGAGCACGGGCGCCCGGGTCGGCATCCACTGCCACGACGACACCGGCTGCGCGGTGGCCAACTCGCTGGCCGCCGTCAAGGCGGGCGCCACCCACGTCCAGGGGTGCGCCAACGGGTACGGCGAGCGCTCCGGCAACGCCAACTTGTTCACGGTCGTGGCGAACCTCCAGCTCAAGCGCGGGTTCGACCTGGTGCCCGAGCAGTCGCTCGCCGAGATGACCCGCATCGCGCACGCGATCAGCGAGGTGACCAACGTCACCCCGAACTCCCACCAGCCCTACGTCGGCGTCTCGGCGTTCGCGCACAAGGCCGGCCTGCACGCCAGCGCGATCAAGGTGGACCCGAACCTGTACCAGCACATCGACCCGGGCCAGGTCGGCAACGACATGCGCATGCTCGTCTCGGACATGGCGGGCCGGGCGTCGGTCGAGCTGAAGGGCAAGGCGCTCGGCTACGACCTCACCGGCCAGCAGTCCCGCGAGCTGGTCGAGCGGGTCAAGGAGCTGGAGGCCCGGGGCCACACCTTCGAGGCCGCCGACGCCTCCTTCGAGCTGCTGCTGCGCGACACGGTCACCGGCGAGCGCAGGCGGCACTTCAGCGTCGAGTCCTGGCGCGTGATCGTCGAACGGCGGCCAGGCGGCGACGTGGTGAGCGAGGCCACGGTCAAGCTGCACGCCAAGGGCGAGCGCATCGTCGCGACCGGCGAGGGCAACGGCCCCGTCAACGCCCTGGACCGCGCCGTGCGGCTGGCGCTGGAGAAGCTCTACCCCGAGCTGGCCGAGGTCGAGCTGATCGACTTCAAGGTCCGCATCCTGGAGGGCACCCACGGCACCGACGCCGTCACGCGCGTGCTCATCGCCTCCAGCGACGCGGCGGGCGAGTGGGCCACGGTCGGCGTGGACGAGAACATCATCGAGGCGTCCTGGCAGGCGCTGGAGCAGGCGGTGACGTTCGGCCTGCTCAGGGCGGGCCACACCCTCTGACGCGCGGCGGCGCATGCCGGGGATCGGGCCGGCCGGCCCGGTCCGCGGCGGTCCCGGGGTAGAGGGCGCGGGCCGAGTGATCTAACGTGGAGGCAACACGAGGGGAGTACTTCCCAAGTGCCGATCCCGGTCAGTACGGACCTGCGAGAGGGTCCCCGGGCGGCCGCCCGCGTGCGCCGGGTGAAGGAGACCTCGAACGACTTGGCGTTCGAGGAGGTTCCATGCCCGGTACGACGGCTCTGTTCGCCGCCGGTCCGGAAACGGTCGGCTCGCCCCGCATGTGGGCGATCACCGTGGCGGTCCTGGCGGTGCTGCTCCTGCTCGACTTCCTGGTGACCCGGCGCCCGCACGAGGTGCGGATGCGCGAGGCGGTCGGCTGGTCGGTCTTCTACCTGGCCCTGCCGCTGACGTTCGGCATCTTCCTGTGGGCGTGGTTCGGATCCACCGCGGCCGTGGAGTTCTTCACCGGCTACGTGGTGGAGAAGTCCCTGTCGGTGGACAACCTGTTCGTGTTCATGCTCCTG includes these proteins:
- the cimA gene encoding citramalate synthase, with the protein product MADDRFHVYDTTLRDGAQQEGLSLTVTDKLAIARQLDDLGVGFIEGGWPGANPKDTEFFRRARTELGLKHAQLAAFGATRRAGVKAADDPLVAALRESGAPVVTLVAKSHDRHVELALRTTLQENLAMIRDTVSHLRAEGQRVFLDAEHFFDGYKSNPAYALEVLRTAAEAGASVVALCDTNGGMLPDELAEVVHEAVSTGARVGIHCHDDTGCAVANSLAAVKAGATHVQGCANGYGERSGNANLFTVVANLQLKRGFDLVPEQSLAEMTRIAHAISEVTNVTPNSHQPYVGVSAFAHKAGLHASAIKVDPNLYQHIDPGQVGNDMRMLVSDMAGRASVELKGKALGYDLTGQQSRELVERVKELEARGHTFEAADASFELLLRDTVTGERRRHFSVESWRVIVERRPGGDVVSEATVKLHAKGERIVATGEGNGPVNALDRAVRLALEKLYPELAEVELIDFKVRILEGTHGTDAVTRVLIASSDAAGEWATVGVDENIIEASWQALEQAVTFGLLRAGHTL